The following coding sequences lie in one Manis javanica isolate MJ-LG chromosome X, MJ_LKY, whole genome shotgun sequence genomic window:
- the NHSL2 gene encoding NHS-like protein 2 isoform X3: MMGNSHHKQPRSRSQSRMHSATAAANSSRENATATAHSRSSWRQPVNVFLSSGRPPSVEELLREAQLNLQSLLQGHSNSPAGRVACSATSDIRLCHSVPEGVHGRVAVGQETRFPNLTSPVLRNPSSDPEEPLQVCGGTNPPGMENMRMVYSVSSSCNGPAESTFSASWKGDAFTYMTPSATSQSNQVHENGKNPSSGNSWLSLHTLPPLAPKEAATLFVTRDSPAGCSGSTSYSEHSAQRRQVAEQPSKTGLLTQGNSRLETGPGAASRFRERSLSVPTDAGTLDVDYDEEQKASEACALPYGSTSSEGCHSADNIASLCAPQEAQHRRQRSKSISLKKAKKKPSPPMRSVSLVKDEPVLLPKGGSTLPKDQRPRSLCLSLEHQGHHLSHPDAQNHPTVPMSKDSEDIQFSHHWYLPDWKSGDTYQSLSSSSTATGTTVIECTSVQGSSESLASPSASRATTPSQLSMEVEAREVSSPGRPTGLMSPSSGYSSQSETPTPTVSMSLTLGHLPPSSSSVRVRPAVPERKSSLPLTSPMEKMSKSRLSFDLPLTSSTNLDLSGISISMQSKTKVSRHHSDANVGAKLAQKTSPNQPIMPMVTQSDLRSVRLRSVSKSEPEDDVESPDYADESGAEVFILPERKVKPPIAEKPPLARRPPSFVHKPPSVPEEYPLTSPTLAMTPKSSTQHMRSLPQDIYTVWKPKSSSFPEGRSPGESPAPSSLVFTPFPSSSGAFFSGTQQSPQGTMEEEGPKVRALPERISLQSQEKNEKKKGKIPPPVPKKPSVLYLPLTSPTAQMEAYVAEPRLPFSPIITVEEDTKCPPAGDHLQSSGTRMTSMLHADGEREASPLESTMEPSPEEKTIISDKTAEWIAEEDDDVFVVSRTTEDLFTVIHRSKRKLLGWKEPGEAFAGGSRASSHSPIKNTADSPVSESATSAGSGGSANLDAGRNDDFKALLQKKGIKATPRSRPSAAELLKTTNPLARRIISQFSKDCESTGNPSP; this comes from the exons AGGTCGTCATGGCGACAGCCAGTGAACGTGTTCCTCTCCTCGGGCAGGCCCCCGAGTGTAGAGGAGCTGCTTCGCGAGGCGCAGCTCAATCTCCAGAGCCTGTTGCAAG GTCACAGCAACAGCCCAGCAGGCAGGGTAGCCTGCTCGGCCACCTCAGACATCAGGCTCTGTCACTCAGTACCAGAAGGTGTTCATGGAAGAGTTGCAGTTGGCCAGGAAACTCGGTTCCCAAATCTCACCTCACCAGTCCTGAGAAATCCTTCTAGTGATCCAGAAGAACCTCTCCAGGTGTGTGGTGGCACAAACCCTCCTGGCATGGAGAACATGAGAATGGTGTACAGTGTCTCCAGTTCTTGCAATGGACCAGCAGAATCAACATTCTCTGCTTCCTGGAAGGGAGATGCTTTTACCTACATGACTCCAAGTGCCACCAGTCAGAGCAATCAAGTCcatgaaaatggcaaaaatcCTTCCTCTGGTAATTCTTGGCTCTCTCTGCACACACTGCCACCTCTGGCTCCCAAGGAGGCTGCTACACTCTTCGTCACACGTGATAGCCCAGCAGGATGCAGTGGGTCAACTAGCTACTCTGAGCACTCTGCTCAACGAAGGCAAGTTGCggaacaaccttccaagactggccttCTGACTCAGGGTAACTCGAGGCTGGAGACAGGCCCAGGTGCAGCCAGCAGGTTTCGAGAGCGGTCGCTGTCTGTGCCCACAGACGCAGGCACCTTGGATGTGGACTATGATGAAGAGCAGAAGGCCAGTGAAGCCTGTGCCCTGCCTTATGGCAGTACAAGCTCTGAGGGCTGTCACAGTGCTGACAACATTGCCTCCCTTTGTGCCCCACAGGAGGCCCAGCACAGAAGGCAGAGGTCCAAGAGTATCTCACTCAAGAAGGCCAAAAAGAAGCCTTCCCCACCAATGCGCAGTGTCTCACTGGTCAAGGATGAGCCAGTCCTCTTGCCAAAAGGTGGGTCCACACTCCCCAAGGACCAGAGGCCCAGGAGTCTTTGCCTCTCCTTGGAACACCAAGGACATCACTTATCCCACCCAGATGCTCAGAATCATCCAACTGTGCCAATGTCCAAAGATTCAGAAGATATACAATTCTCCCATCACTGGTATCTTCCTGACTGGAAGTCTGGTGACACCTACCAGTCCTTGTCCAGCTCCAGCACTGCCACGGGCACCACAGTCATTGAGTGCACTTCAGTTCAGGGAAGCTCTGAGTCCCTTGCTTCCCCTTCTGCTTCCCGAGCCACCACGCCTTCCCAACTTTCCATGGAGGTGGAGGCCAGGGAAGTGTCCTCCCCAGGAAGGCCCACTGGACTGATGTCACCCTCCAGTGGATACTCCAGCCAGTCAGAGACACCAACACCCACTGTCTCCATGTCTTTGACCCTGGGCCACTTGCCCCCTTCAAGCAGCAGTGTCCGGGTGCGTCCAGCGGTACCCGAGAGGAAGTCATCACTGCCCCTAACATCACCAATGGAAAAAATGTCCAAGTCACGTCTATCATTTGACCTACCATTGACCTCTTCAACCAACTTGGATCTGTCTGGGATAAGCATCTCCATGCAAAGCAAAACCAAGGTGAGCCGGCATCACTCAGATGCAAATGTTGGGGCCAAGCTGGCCCAGAAAACGAGCCCTAACCAGCCAATCATGCCCATGGTTACTCAGTCTGACCTACGTTCTGTTCGCCTGAGGTCAGTCAGCAAGTCTGAGCCAGAAGATGACGTCGAGAGCCCTGACTATGCCGACGAATCAGGAGCAGAAGTCTTCATCTTGCCAGAGAGAAAAGTGAAACCTCCCATAGCTGAGAAGCCTCCACTGGCCCGAAGGCCTCCAAGCTTTGTCCATAAGCCACCATCTGTCCCAGAGGAGTACCCACTAACTTCGCCTACCTTGGCTATGACCCCCAAGAGCTCAACTCAACACATGAGGTCACTCCCTCAAGACATCTACACAGTGTGGAAACCAAAGTCCTCCAGCTTTCCCGAgggcaggagcccaggagagTCGCCAGCACCCTCATCTCTTGTTTTCACGCCTTTTCCCAGTTCTTCTGGTGCTTTCTTCTCGGGAACACAGCAGTCTCCACAGGGAACTATGGAGGAGGAGGGCCCCAAGGTGAGAGCCCTGCCTGAAAGAATTAGCCTCCAgagccaagaaaaaaatgagaaaaagaaaggcaagatTCCACCTCCGGTACCAAAAAAGCCCAGCGTGCTGTACCTACCTCTCACCTCACCCACAGCTCAAATGGAGGCCTATGTGGCTGAACCAAGGCTGCCTTTCAGCCCCATCATCACCGTGGAGGAAGACACCAAGTGTCCCCCAGCTGGCGACCACTTGCAATCATCTGGTACGAGGATGACTTCAATGCTGCATGCTGATGGTGAAAGGGAGGCAAGCCCTCTGG AGAGTACCATGGAACCAAGCCCCGAAGAGAAAACCATCATCAGTGATAAAACAGCTGAATGGATTGCAGAAGAAGATGATGATGTGTTTGTAGTTTCACGCACAACTGAAGATTTATTTACTGTGATACACAG GTCCAAAAGAAAGCTGCTTGGCTGGAAGGAGCCTGGTGAGGCCTTTGCCGGCGGCAGCAGAGCAAGCTCCCACTCACCAATAAAGAACACGGCTGATTCTCCAGTCAGTGAATCAGCTACCTCTGCAGGGTCAGGTGGCAGTGCCAACCTAGATGCTGGCAGAAATGATGATTTCAAGGCCTTGCTACAGAAGAAGGGAATCAAGGCAACCCCAAGGTCCCGCCCCTCAGCAGCAGAACTGCTGAAGACCACTAACCCACTGGCTCGGAGAATTATTTCACAATTTTCGAAAGACTGTGAAAGCACTGGTAACCCCAGTCCCTAA
- the NHSL2 gene encoding NHS-like protein 2 isoform X1 — MMGNSHHKQPRSRSQSRMHSATAAANSSRENATATAHSRSSWRQPVNVFLSSGRPPSVEELLREAQLNLQSLLQEEYEEQYSEARHLGQTFHSADEAPEPSPSPRPQSARHLEFVLMPTKRQLSEEETTTQGVRAPETPLSLLTAADKQAAWNSPYPLPILEEKRWLQACSTHSDLVPINISGQQFDKHASLRHSLFNTETAVNPKSTLRRRRTIIGFSNFSQRDQGHSNSPAGRVACSATSDIRLCHSVPEGVHGRVAVGQETRFPNLTSPVLRNPSSDPEEPLQVCGGTNPPGMENMRMVYSVSSSCNGPAESTFSASWKGDAFTYMTPSATSQSNQVHENGKNPSSGNSWLSLHTLPPLAPKEAATLFVTRDSPAGCSGSTSYSEHSAQRRQVAEQPSKTGLLTQGNSRLETGPGAASRFRERSLSVPTDAGTLDVDYDEEQKASEACALPYGSTSSEGCHSADNIASLCAPQEAQHRRQRSKSISLKKAKKKPSPPMRSVSLVKDEPVLLPKGGSTLPKDQRPRSLCLSLEHQGHHLSHPDAQNHPTVPMSKDSEDIQFSHHWYLPDWKSGDTYQSLSSSSTATGTTVIECTSVQGSSESLASPSASRATTPSQLSMEVEAREVSSPGRPTGLMSPSSGYSSQSETPTPTVSMSLTLGHLPPSSSSVRVRPAVPERKSSLPLTSPMEKMSKSRLSFDLPLTSSTNLDLSGISISMQSKTKVSRHHSDANVGAKLAQKTSPNQPIMPMVTQSDLRSVRLRSVSKSEPEDDVESPDYADESGAEVFILPERKVKPPIAEKPPLARRPPSFVHKPPSVPEEYPLTSPTLAMTPKSSTQHMRSLPQDIYTVWKPKSSSFPEGRSPGESPAPSSLVFTPFPSSSGAFFSGTQQSPQGTMEEEGPKVRALPERISLQSQEKNEKKKGKIPPPVPKKPSVLYLPLTSPTAQMEAYVAEPRLPFSPIITVEEDTKCPPAGDHLQSSGTRMTSMLHADGEREASPLESTMEPSPEEKTIISDKTAEWIAEEDDDVFVVSRTTEDLFTVIHRSKRKLLGWKEPGEAFAGGSRASSHSPIKNTADSPVSESATSAGSGGSANLDAGRNDDFKALLQKKGIKATPRSRPSAAELLKTTNPLARRIISQFSKDCESTGNPSP; from the exons AGGTCGTCATGGCGACAGCCAGTGAACGTGTTCCTCTCCTCGGGCAGGCCCCCGAGTGTAGAGGAGCTGCTTCGCGAGGCGCAGCTCAATCTCCAGAGCCTGTTGCAAG AAGAATATGAGGAACAGTACTCGGAGGCCAGACATCTGGGGCAGACCTTCCACTCTGCTGATGAGGCCCCTGAGCCCAGTCCCAGCCCAAGACCCCAGTCTGCCAGGCATCTGGAGTTTGTATTGATG CCTACAAAACGGCAGCTGAGTGAGGAGGAGACTACCACCCAGGGTGTGAGGGCCCCTGAGACCCCCCTGAGCCTGTTAACCGCAGCCGACAAGCAAGCTGCCTGGAACAGCCCCTACCCTCTGCCTATCCTAGAGGAGAAGCGGTGGCTTCAGGCTTGCTCCACGCACTCTGACCTTGTGCCCATCAACATCTCTG GGCAGCAGTTTGATAAACATGCAAGTTTGCGACATTCGTTGTTTAACACAGAGACAGCTGTGAACCCCAAGTCCACCCTGAGGCGGAGGAGGACCATTATTGGATTCTCTAACTTTTCCCAGCGAGACCAAG GTCACAGCAACAGCCCAGCAGGCAGGGTAGCCTGCTCGGCCACCTCAGACATCAGGCTCTGTCACTCAGTACCAGAAGGTGTTCATGGAAGAGTTGCAGTTGGCCAGGAAACTCGGTTCCCAAATCTCACCTCACCAGTCCTGAGAAATCCTTCTAGTGATCCAGAAGAACCTCTCCAGGTGTGTGGTGGCACAAACCCTCCTGGCATGGAGAACATGAGAATGGTGTACAGTGTCTCCAGTTCTTGCAATGGACCAGCAGAATCAACATTCTCTGCTTCCTGGAAGGGAGATGCTTTTACCTACATGACTCCAAGTGCCACCAGTCAGAGCAATCAAGTCcatgaaaatggcaaaaatcCTTCCTCTGGTAATTCTTGGCTCTCTCTGCACACACTGCCACCTCTGGCTCCCAAGGAGGCTGCTACACTCTTCGTCACACGTGATAGCCCAGCAGGATGCAGTGGGTCAACTAGCTACTCTGAGCACTCTGCTCAACGAAGGCAAGTTGCggaacaaccttccaagactggccttCTGACTCAGGGTAACTCGAGGCTGGAGACAGGCCCAGGTGCAGCCAGCAGGTTTCGAGAGCGGTCGCTGTCTGTGCCCACAGACGCAGGCACCTTGGATGTGGACTATGATGAAGAGCAGAAGGCCAGTGAAGCCTGTGCCCTGCCTTATGGCAGTACAAGCTCTGAGGGCTGTCACAGTGCTGACAACATTGCCTCCCTTTGTGCCCCACAGGAGGCCCAGCACAGAAGGCAGAGGTCCAAGAGTATCTCACTCAAGAAGGCCAAAAAGAAGCCTTCCCCACCAATGCGCAGTGTCTCACTGGTCAAGGATGAGCCAGTCCTCTTGCCAAAAGGTGGGTCCACACTCCCCAAGGACCAGAGGCCCAGGAGTCTTTGCCTCTCCTTGGAACACCAAGGACATCACTTATCCCACCCAGATGCTCAGAATCATCCAACTGTGCCAATGTCCAAAGATTCAGAAGATATACAATTCTCCCATCACTGGTATCTTCCTGACTGGAAGTCTGGTGACACCTACCAGTCCTTGTCCAGCTCCAGCACTGCCACGGGCACCACAGTCATTGAGTGCACTTCAGTTCAGGGAAGCTCTGAGTCCCTTGCTTCCCCTTCTGCTTCCCGAGCCACCACGCCTTCCCAACTTTCCATGGAGGTGGAGGCCAGGGAAGTGTCCTCCCCAGGAAGGCCCACTGGACTGATGTCACCCTCCAGTGGATACTCCAGCCAGTCAGAGACACCAACACCCACTGTCTCCATGTCTTTGACCCTGGGCCACTTGCCCCCTTCAAGCAGCAGTGTCCGGGTGCGTCCAGCGGTACCCGAGAGGAAGTCATCACTGCCCCTAACATCACCAATGGAAAAAATGTCCAAGTCACGTCTATCATTTGACCTACCATTGACCTCTTCAACCAACTTGGATCTGTCTGGGATAAGCATCTCCATGCAAAGCAAAACCAAGGTGAGCCGGCATCACTCAGATGCAAATGTTGGGGCCAAGCTGGCCCAGAAAACGAGCCCTAACCAGCCAATCATGCCCATGGTTACTCAGTCTGACCTACGTTCTGTTCGCCTGAGGTCAGTCAGCAAGTCTGAGCCAGAAGATGACGTCGAGAGCCCTGACTATGCCGACGAATCAGGAGCAGAAGTCTTCATCTTGCCAGAGAGAAAAGTGAAACCTCCCATAGCTGAGAAGCCTCCACTGGCCCGAAGGCCTCCAAGCTTTGTCCATAAGCCACCATCTGTCCCAGAGGAGTACCCACTAACTTCGCCTACCTTGGCTATGACCCCCAAGAGCTCAACTCAACACATGAGGTCACTCCCTCAAGACATCTACACAGTGTGGAAACCAAAGTCCTCCAGCTTTCCCGAgggcaggagcccaggagagTCGCCAGCACCCTCATCTCTTGTTTTCACGCCTTTTCCCAGTTCTTCTGGTGCTTTCTTCTCGGGAACACAGCAGTCTCCACAGGGAACTATGGAGGAGGAGGGCCCCAAGGTGAGAGCCCTGCCTGAAAGAATTAGCCTCCAgagccaagaaaaaaatgagaaaaagaaaggcaagatTCCACCTCCGGTACCAAAAAAGCCCAGCGTGCTGTACCTACCTCTCACCTCACCCACAGCTCAAATGGAGGCCTATGTGGCTGAACCAAGGCTGCCTTTCAGCCCCATCATCACCGTGGAGGAAGACACCAAGTGTCCCCCAGCTGGCGACCACTTGCAATCATCTGGTACGAGGATGACTTCAATGCTGCATGCTGATGGTGAAAGGGAGGCAAGCCCTCTGG AGAGTACCATGGAACCAAGCCCCGAAGAGAAAACCATCATCAGTGATAAAACAGCTGAATGGATTGCAGAAGAAGATGATGATGTGTTTGTAGTTTCACGCACAACTGAAGATTTATTTACTGTGATACACAG GTCCAAAAGAAAGCTGCTTGGCTGGAAGGAGCCTGGTGAGGCCTTTGCCGGCGGCAGCAGAGCAAGCTCCCACTCACCAATAAAGAACACGGCTGATTCTCCAGTCAGTGAATCAGCTACCTCTGCAGGGTCAGGTGGCAGTGCCAACCTAGATGCTGGCAGAAATGATGATTTCAAGGCCTTGCTACAGAAGAAGGGAATCAAGGCAACCCCAAGGTCCCGCCCCTCAGCAGCAGAACTGCTGAAGACCACTAACCCACTGGCTCGGAGAATTATTTCACAATTTTCGAAAGACTGTGAAAGCACTGGTAACCCCAGTCCCTAA
- the NHSL2 gene encoding NHS-like protein 2 isoform X2 — protein sequence MMGNSHHKQPRSRSQSRMHSATAAANSSRENATATAHSRSSWRQPVNVFLSSGRPPSVEELLREAQLNLQSLLQEEYEEQYSEARHLGQTFHSADEAPEPSPSPRPQSARHLEFVLMPTKRQLSEEETTTQGVRAPETPLSLLTAADKQAAWNSPYPLPILEEKRWLQACSTHSDLVPINISGQQFDKHASLRHSLFNTETAVNPKSTLRRRRTIIGFSNFSQRDQGHSNSPAGRVACSATSDIRLCHSVPEGVHGRVAVGQETRFPNLTSPVLRNPSSDPEEPLQVCGGTNPPGMENMRMVYSVSSSCNGPAESTFSASWKGDAFTYMTPSATSQSNQVHENGKNPSSGNSWLSLHTLPPLAPKEAATLFVTRDSPAGCSGSTSYSEHSAQRRQVAEQPSKTGLLTQGNSRLETGPGAASRFRERSLSVPTDAGTLDVDYDEEQKASEACALPYGSTSSEGCHSADNIASLCAPQEAQHRRQRSKSISLKKAKKKPSPPMRSVSLVKDEPVLLPKGGSTLPKDQRPRSLCLSLEHQGHHLSHPDAQNHPTVPMSKDSEDIQFSHHWYLPDWKSGDTYQSLSSSSTATGTTVIECTSVQGSSESLASPSASRATTPSQLSMEVEAREVSSPGRPTGLMSPSSGYSSQSETPTPTVSMSLTLGHLPPSSSSVRVRPAVPERKSSLPLTSPMEKMSKSRLSFDLPLTSSTNLDLSGISISMQSKTKVSRHHSDANVGAKLAQKTSPNQPIMPMVTQSDLRSVRLRSVSKSEPEDDVESPDYADESGAEVFILPERKVKPPIAEKPPLARRPPSFVHKPPSVPEEYPLTSPTLAMTPKSSTQHMRSLPQDIYTVWKPKSSSFPEGRSPGESPAPSSLVFTPFPSSSGAFFSGTQQSPQGTMEEEGPKVRALPERISLQSQEKNEKKKGKIPPPVPKKPSVLYLPLTSPTAQMEAYVAEPRLPFSPIITVEEDTKCPPAGDHLQSSESTMEPSPEEKTIISDKTAEWIAEEDDDVFVVSRTTEDLFTVIHRSKRKLLGWKEPGEAFAGGSRASSHSPIKNTADSPVSESATSAGSGGSANLDAGRNDDFKALLQKKGIKATPRSRPSAAELLKTTNPLARRIISQFSKDCESTGNPSP from the exons AGGTCGTCATGGCGACAGCCAGTGAACGTGTTCCTCTCCTCGGGCAGGCCCCCGAGTGTAGAGGAGCTGCTTCGCGAGGCGCAGCTCAATCTCCAGAGCCTGTTGCAAG AAGAATATGAGGAACAGTACTCGGAGGCCAGACATCTGGGGCAGACCTTCCACTCTGCTGATGAGGCCCCTGAGCCCAGTCCCAGCCCAAGACCCCAGTCTGCCAGGCATCTGGAGTTTGTATTGATG CCTACAAAACGGCAGCTGAGTGAGGAGGAGACTACCACCCAGGGTGTGAGGGCCCCTGAGACCCCCCTGAGCCTGTTAACCGCAGCCGACAAGCAAGCTGCCTGGAACAGCCCCTACCCTCTGCCTATCCTAGAGGAGAAGCGGTGGCTTCAGGCTTGCTCCACGCACTCTGACCTTGTGCCCATCAACATCTCTG GGCAGCAGTTTGATAAACATGCAAGTTTGCGACATTCGTTGTTTAACACAGAGACAGCTGTGAACCCCAAGTCCACCCTGAGGCGGAGGAGGACCATTATTGGATTCTCTAACTTTTCCCAGCGAGACCAAG GTCACAGCAACAGCCCAGCAGGCAGGGTAGCCTGCTCGGCCACCTCAGACATCAGGCTCTGTCACTCAGTACCAGAAGGTGTTCATGGAAGAGTTGCAGTTGGCCAGGAAACTCGGTTCCCAAATCTCACCTCACCAGTCCTGAGAAATCCTTCTAGTGATCCAGAAGAACCTCTCCAGGTGTGTGGTGGCACAAACCCTCCTGGCATGGAGAACATGAGAATGGTGTACAGTGTCTCCAGTTCTTGCAATGGACCAGCAGAATCAACATTCTCTGCTTCCTGGAAGGGAGATGCTTTTACCTACATGACTCCAAGTGCCACCAGTCAGAGCAATCAAGTCcatgaaaatggcaaaaatcCTTCCTCTGGTAATTCTTGGCTCTCTCTGCACACACTGCCACCTCTGGCTCCCAAGGAGGCTGCTACACTCTTCGTCACACGTGATAGCCCAGCAGGATGCAGTGGGTCAACTAGCTACTCTGAGCACTCTGCTCAACGAAGGCAAGTTGCggaacaaccttccaagactggccttCTGACTCAGGGTAACTCGAGGCTGGAGACAGGCCCAGGTGCAGCCAGCAGGTTTCGAGAGCGGTCGCTGTCTGTGCCCACAGACGCAGGCACCTTGGATGTGGACTATGATGAAGAGCAGAAGGCCAGTGAAGCCTGTGCCCTGCCTTATGGCAGTACAAGCTCTGAGGGCTGTCACAGTGCTGACAACATTGCCTCCCTTTGTGCCCCACAGGAGGCCCAGCACAGAAGGCAGAGGTCCAAGAGTATCTCACTCAAGAAGGCCAAAAAGAAGCCTTCCCCACCAATGCGCAGTGTCTCACTGGTCAAGGATGAGCCAGTCCTCTTGCCAAAAGGTGGGTCCACACTCCCCAAGGACCAGAGGCCCAGGAGTCTTTGCCTCTCCTTGGAACACCAAGGACATCACTTATCCCACCCAGATGCTCAGAATCATCCAACTGTGCCAATGTCCAAAGATTCAGAAGATATACAATTCTCCCATCACTGGTATCTTCCTGACTGGAAGTCTGGTGACACCTACCAGTCCTTGTCCAGCTCCAGCACTGCCACGGGCACCACAGTCATTGAGTGCACTTCAGTTCAGGGAAGCTCTGAGTCCCTTGCTTCCCCTTCTGCTTCCCGAGCCACCACGCCTTCCCAACTTTCCATGGAGGTGGAGGCCAGGGAAGTGTCCTCCCCAGGAAGGCCCACTGGACTGATGTCACCCTCCAGTGGATACTCCAGCCAGTCAGAGACACCAACACCCACTGTCTCCATGTCTTTGACCCTGGGCCACTTGCCCCCTTCAAGCAGCAGTGTCCGGGTGCGTCCAGCGGTACCCGAGAGGAAGTCATCACTGCCCCTAACATCACCAATGGAAAAAATGTCCAAGTCACGTCTATCATTTGACCTACCATTGACCTCTTCAACCAACTTGGATCTGTCTGGGATAAGCATCTCCATGCAAAGCAAAACCAAGGTGAGCCGGCATCACTCAGATGCAAATGTTGGGGCCAAGCTGGCCCAGAAAACGAGCCCTAACCAGCCAATCATGCCCATGGTTACTCAGTCTGACCTACGTTCTGTTCGCCTGAGGTCAGTCAGCAAGTCTGAGCCAGAAGATGACGTCGAGAGCCCTGACTATGCCGACGAATCAGGAGCAGAAGTCTTCATCTTGCCAGAGAGAAAAGTGAAACCTCCCATAGCTGAGAAGCCTCCACTGGCCCGAAGGCCTCCAAGCTTTGTCCATAAGCCACCATCTGTCCCAGAGGAGTACCCACTAACTTCGCCTACCTTGGCTATGACCCCCAAGAGCTCAACTCAACACATGAGGTCACTCCCTCAAGACATCTACACAGTGTGGAAACCAAAGTCCTCCAGCTTTCCCGAgggcaggagcccaggagagTCGCCAGCACCCTCATCTCTTGTTTTCACGCCTTTTCCCAGTTCTTCTGGTGCTTTCTTCTCGGGAACACAGCAGTCTCCACAGGGAACTATGGAGGAGGAGGGCCCCAAGGTGAGAGCCCTGCCTGAAAGAATTAGCCTCCAgagccaagaaaaaaatgagaaaaagaaaggcaagatTCCACCTCCGGTACCAAAAAAGCCCAGCGTGCTGTACCTACCTCTCACCTCACCCACAGCTCAAATGGAGGCCTATGTGGCTGAACCAAGGCTGCCTTTCAGCCCCATCATCACCGTGGAGGAAGACACCAAGTGTCCCCCAGCTGGCGACCACTTGCAATCATCTG AGAGTACCATGGAACCAAGCCCCGAAGAGAAAACCATCATCAGTGATAAAACAGCTGAATGGATTGCAGAAGAAGATGATGATGTGTTTGTAGTTTCACGCACAACTGAAGATTTATTTACTGTGATACACAG GTCCAAAAGAAAGCTGCTTGGCTGGAAGGAGCCTGGTGAGGCCTTTGCCGGCGGCAGCAGAGCAAGCTCCCACTCACCAATAAAGAACACGGCTGATTCTCCAGTCAGTGAATCAGCTACCTCTGCAGGGTCAGGTGGCAGTGCCAACCTAGATGCTGGCAGAAATGATGATTTCAAGGCCTTGCTACAGAAGAAGGGAATCAAGGCAACCCCAAGGTCCCGCCCCTCAGCAGCAGAACTGCTGAAGACCACTAACCCACTGGCTCGGAGAATTATTTCACAATTTTCGAAAGACTGTGAAAGCACTGGTAACCCCAGTCCCTAA